The Helicobacter sp. MIT 21-1697 genome segment TACTCGCCCCTGTTTTGCCAAATTTAAGAGGCTTATCCTCTACTAGGGCTTCATCAAGATTTTTTTTAGCCTCTTCTAGCATAGATTCAGGTGTTTTGCTTATATCAAAAACAATCCCCCCCATAACAATACTCAAATTAAGCTCCAAATCTCCGATAAAAATATTTGTTTGCTTACATTTTTTTATCACTTCTTCACAGAGTTTGATTGCTCCATCGGCTTGAACATTTTTAAGCAACATAGCAAAACGTCCTCCTCCAAGATAGGAGACGAGGTCTTTTGCACCAATATTTTTTGAGACAATACGCGCAATGTTTTTAAAAGTCGTTACAAGTTTGTTTTGATTACTTAGTTGCGCACCAAGCTCCCTTGATGGAGCAAAAGCTACCAATGCACTATTTCGTGGAAATTCTGTGCCATTTTCACACTCAAGTTCAAGCGTATGGATAAAAAATGATTTACTATAAATACCCAGCATTGTGTCATATATTGCATTTGATTTAATAGTAGAAGATTTAGCATACATATCGCGATAAGAGCGCGAAATATTGTCTGCTTGAAGCACAAACTGCTTATGGAATCCTCTGATTTCGTTTATAAGCACTTTGATAGCATTTTGTGCGCCAAGAGGATTGGTAATAGTGGAGATTTCTGCTAATCGTTTTTCGGTATTATTTTCCATAGCCGACATATATTTACAGAGTGTGAGGAGATGTTCAAGCACAGATTTGAGTGTGCTAAAGTTGTCATTAAATGTTTTTTCTAAGGCAATTAATCTTGAGTCGTGATTTGCACTCTCTACCATTGCTTTAATCCTTTCACGCACCCCTTCATCTTGTTCTTGTGAGAGAGTTTTCTCAAAATAAGCTTCAAAATTTTCGGGTAAGGGCAAAATTGCATCTTTTTCCAAAGCCTTCATTGCTTGTTTAGAAATAGAGTTTAGTTTTTTAGTCGTATCTGTTTGTTTAGCGGTATTTGGTTTTTTTGGCTTTTTATTCTTAACGCCTTCTAAGCCTACATCATCAAGATTCCCAAAAAAATCATTGCTTACATCTAAATCTAATTCATCTAAATTCATATCTTTTCCTTAATAATTTTAATGCTGATTATTTTAAACTTTTTGTCAAAATTTCATCAATCAATCCGTATTTTTTAGCTTCTTCTCCGCTCATAAAAAAGTCTCTTTCAGTATCTTGAGTAATTTTTCCAATCTTTTGTCCTGTGTTGTGAGCCATAATTTCATTCAGTGTCTTTTTTAATCGTAAAATTTCTTTTGCTTGTATTTCAATATCTGTGGCTTGTCCTTGTGCGCCACCAAGGGGTTGATGAATCATAATGCGTGAATTTGGTAAAGAAAAACGTTTTCCCTTTGTGCCAGAGCTTAATAAAAATGCTCCTGCTGATGCAGCTTGTCCAATGCAGATGGTGCTAATATCAGAATGGATATAATTCATCGTATCATAAATACTAAAAGCACTTGTAATAACCCCACCGGGGGAATTAATATAAAAATTAATATCTTTTTCAGGGTCTTCAGCTTCTAAAAAAAGGAGTTGTGCCACGATTGAGGAAGCTATATGGTCGTTAATTTCACCACTTAGCAAAATAATGCGGTCTTTTAAAAGTCGTGAATAAATATCATAGCTTCTCTCACCTCGTCCTGTGCGCTCAATGACATAAGGGATATAGCTACTCATTGGTTATCCTTTTGAGCATTAGTATTTGCCTTACTTGCTTCAAATTTTTTATCAAGTAAATAATGCAATACTCTATCTTCAAGCATAGTCATTTTGATAGCTGGAACAAGATTGTTTTTTTGATAATGTTCTAGTGTTGCTTTTGGATCTTGTCCCATCATCATAGCTTCGTAATAAATCGTTTGCAGCACTTCATTGTCATTAATGACAATATTATATTTTTTTGCCAAAGCGTCCATAATAAAAGTGATTTGCACACTTTTACACGCCTCATCTTTATGTGTTTGACGTTGTTTTTTAGCTTCATCTTGATTATTTTTAATTCTATCAAGTTCTTCAGGCTTGAGCTGACTAAGAGCATTTCTAAATAAAATATCCATTTCTTGCTCCACAATTAAATCTGGTAAATCAAACGCAATATTTTTAAGCAATATTTCTACTAATTTTTCTTTAAGCTCTTTGTTGTAGATTTCAGTTTTTTGCTCCATTTCAAGCTGTTCTTTTATCATATCTTTTAAAGATTGTAGATTAGATTCTGCGCCTGCAATACTTTTTGCAAACTCATCATCAATTTGTGGCAACTCTTTTTGCAAAATCTTATGGAGCATTACATCAAAACTTGCTTCTTTTCCTGCTAAATGTTTAGCTTGGTATTGCTCGGGGAAAGTAACTTTAATTGTGCGTTTTTCACCCTTTTTCATACCGATGAGCGCATCTTCAAAGCCCGGAATAAATTGGTTTGAACCAATAGTGAGATTAAAATTCTCTCCTTTTCCACCCTCAAATGCTTTGCCATCAACAAATCCCTCAAAATCAATCTGGGCTATATCATCTTTTTGTAATGCTCTCTCTTGCTTGATTTCGCCAAGAGGTGCGCGATTTTTTGCAATTTCTTCTAATCGCTCATCAATAAGATTATTGCTTATTGCTTTGAGTTTGACTTCAGGCACATAGTCTTCTACATTATCAAGATTTAATGTAGGCGCAATCCCAAGCTTAATTTCAAGTTCTATTTTATCATTAAGTTTATTAAATTGAGAAATCATAGGGTTACCAATAAGGCTGTTGGGCTGAATCTCTAATTCTTTAAGCGCAGATGTGAGCAAGTCTTGAATTGCCTCTTGTTGAGCATCTTGCTCTATTTGATCTTTGTAACGCGTCTTAATCACTTGTGCTGGGACTTTACCTTTTCTAAAGCCATCAATTTTTATGTTTTTAGCGATTTTTGTGATGACTTTTTCAAATTTTTCCTCAATTTTGGAGAGCGCAATACTACCATTGATAATGGCATTGGCACTATTTATGCGTTTTGTTGTGAAATTCATAGCTTTCCTTAGTTCCTTAATAAAATAAAAAAGTATAATTTGGTATTCTAACAAAAAAATCTTAAAAGTAGGTTTTGTGTATGTCATTGTCTCAAATCAAACAAAAACTTCAAAATAATATTAATCTTTCCCCAAGTTATGGACATCTTGTCAAAGTGATGCAAAATATGATGGTGGCTAATGGTGTAAAGCCTTCAGTAGGCGATATTGTAAAAATTCTCTCTCACCATAAGCAACCTTATTTAAGAGAAAATAACGAATCCGATGAGG includes the following:
- a CDS encoding GGDEF domain-containing protein encodes the protein MNLDELDLDVSNDFFGNLDDVGLEGVKNKKPKKPNTAKQTDTTKKLNSISKQAMKALEKDAILPLPENFEAYFEKTLSQEQDEGVRERIKAMVESANHDSRLIALEKTFNDNFSTLKSVLEHLLTLCKYMSAMENNTEKRLAEISTITNPLGAQNAIKVLINEIRGFHKQFVLQADNISRSYRDMYAKSSTIKSNAIYDTMLGIYSKSFFIHTLELECENGTEFPRNSALVAFAPSRELGAQLSNQNKLVTTFKNIARIVSKNIGAKDLVSYLGGGRFAMLLKNVQADGAIKLCEEVIKKCKQTNIFIGDLELNLSIVMGGIVFDISKTPESMLEEAKKNLDEALVEDKPLKFGKTGASNSANNDDFEIPGDDFGDFDDFEIS
- the clpP gene encoding ATP-dependent Clp endopeptidase proteolytic subunit ClpP; its protein translation is MSSYIPYVIERTGRGERSYDIYSRLLKDRIILLSGEINDHIASSIVAQLLFLEAEDPEKDINFYINSPGGVITSAFSIYDTMNYIHSDISTICIGQAASAGAFLLSSGTKGKRFSLPNSRIMIHQPLGGAQGQATDIEIQAKEILRLKKTLNEIMAHNTGQKIGKITQDTERDFFMSGEEAKKYGLIDEILTKSLK
- the tig gene encoding trigger factor produces the protein MNFTTKRINSANAIINGSIALSKIEEKFEKVITKIAKNIKIDGFRKGKVPAQVIKTRYKDQIEQDAQQEAIQDLLTSALKELEIQPNSLIGNPMISQFNKLNDKIELEIKLGIAPTLNLDNVEDYVPEVKLKAISNNLIDERLEEIAKNRAPLGEIKQERALQKDDIAQIDFEGFVDGKAFEGGKGENFNLTIGSNQFIPGFEDALIGMKKGEKRTIKVTFPEQYQAKHLAGKEASFDVMLHKILQKELPQIDDEFAKSIAGAESNLQSLKDMIKEQLEMEQKTEIYNKELKEKLVEILLKNIAFDLPDLIVEQEMDILFRNALSQLKPEELDRIKNNQDEAKKQRQTHKDEACKSVQITFIMDALAKKYNIVINDNEVLQTIYYEAMMMGQDPKATLEHYQKNNLVPAIKMTMLEDRVLHYLLDKKFEASKANTNAQKDNQ